In one Cloacibacillus porcorum genomic region, the following are encoded:
- the hutH gene encoding histidine ammonia-lyase: protein MTTVHLDGKSLTLQDVVNVARKGYKVEIAPEAKEQIKECAASVSEWVKEGRVVYGITTGFGDLASVVIPRDKGRQLQENLLLSHACGYGEPYPEDVVRAIMLLRINTLTRGFSGISLETLQQMVDYLNLGIHPVVPTQGSVGASGDLCPLSHVAISLIGHGEVVYKGQKMSASEALAKVGMKPVELQPKEGLALNNGTTVMNAVAALCIVDAMNMMKNADVAASMSAEALHAVPYAFDRRTHDLRPQVGQGVVAENIRRLIEGSEIIEAFKKDRVQDAYSLRCLPQVHGASRDAIGYVKEKVEIEINSVTDNPIIFHKDGDAISGGNFHGQPMAMAMDFFGIAAAEFASISERRVARLVDHKLSDLPPFLVSDSGVNSGFMIPQYTAAAIVSENKVLAHPSVVDSIPTSANQEDHVSMGGYSARKGRQILDNTNRVIAVEMVNAAQGMDFRAPLKPGKGSGAAFKEFRKHVPFYEKDQFMQPLLLKSLELVENGTVVKAVEEAIGELK from the coding sequence ATGACAACAGTACATCTGGACGGAAAATCGCTGACCCTGCAGGACGTTGTGAACGTTGCCCGCAAAGGCTACAAGGTGGAGATCGCGCCTGAGGCCAAGGAACAGATCAAGGAATGCGCGGCATCCGTAAGCGAATGGGTGAAGGAGGGCCGCGTCGTCTACGGCATCACCACCGGCTTCGGAGACCTCGCATCGGTGGTCATCCCCCGCGATAAGGGCCGTCAGCTCCAGGAGAACCTTCTTCTGAGCCACGCCTGCGGCTACGGCGAGCCGTACCCCGAAGACGTCGTCCGCGCCATCATGCTTCTCCGCATCAATACGCTCACCCGCGGCTTCTCGGGCATCAGCCTTGAGACGCTGCAGCAGATGGTCGACTATCTGAATCTCGGCATCCATCCCGTCGTCCCCACCCAGGGCTCCGTCGGCGCAAGCGGCGACCTCTGCCCCCTCTCTCATGTGGCGATCTCGCTTATCGGCCATGGCGAAGTGGTCTACAAAGGACAGAAGATGTCCGCCTCCGAGGCGCTCGCCAAGGTCGGCATGAAGCCCGTCGAGCTTCAGCCGAAAGAGGGGCTTGCCCTTAACAACGGCACGACGGTCATGAACGCTGTGGCGGCTCTCTGCATCGTAGACGCAATGAATATGATGAAGAACGCCGACGTCGCCGCTTCTATGTCGGCCGAGGCGCTCCACGCCGTCCCCTATGCCTTTGACAGGCGCACTCACGACCTCCGCCCGCAGGTGGGACAGGGCGTCGTTGCGGAAAATATCCGCCGCCTCATCGAAGGCAGCGAGATAATAGAGGCCTTTAAGAAGGACCGCGTACAGGACGCCTATTCGCTGCGCTGCCTGCCGCAGGTACACGGCGCGAGCCGCGACGCTATCGGTTATGTGAAGGAAAAGGTCGAAATAGAGATCAACTCCGTTACCGACAACCCCATAATCTTCCATAAGGACGGCGACGCGATCAGCGGCGGCAACTTCCACGGACAGCCGATGGCGATGGCGATGGACTTCTTCGGTATCGCCGCCGCCGAGTTCGCCAGTATCTCCGAGCGCCGCGTCGCGCGCCTCGTGGACCACAAGCTCTCCGACCTGCCCCCCTTCCTCGTCTCCGACAGCGGCGTCAACAGCGGCTTTATGATCCCACAGTACACGGCGGCGGCGATCGTATCGGAGAACAAGGTCCTCGCCCACCCCTCCGTCGTCGACTCGATCCCGACCTCCGCGAACCAGGAAGACCATGTCTCGATGGGCGGATACAGCGCTCGCAAGGGCCGCCAGATCCTCGACAACACCAACCGCGTCATTGCCGTCGAGATGGTGAACGCCGCGCAGGGCATGGATTTCCGCGCTCCTCTGAAGCCCGGCAAGGGCTCCGGGGCGGCCTTCAAGGAATTCCGCAAGCACGTTCCCTTCTATGAGAAGGACCAGTTCATGCAGCCTCTGCTTCTGAAGTCGCTGGAGCTGGTGGAAAACGGCACGGTCGTCAAGGCAGTGGAAGAGGCCATCGGCGAACTTAAGTAA
- the ftcD gene encoding glutamate formimidoyltransferase, whose product MAMQLIECVPNFSEGRRQDVIDEIVNCFKGKRGVYLLDHRADEDHNRLVVSLVGVPAPIQEALLEAAKVALKHIDMNAHQGGHPRIGAVDVVPFTPIKGITMEECIKLAHDFGERYYKETGIPVYFYEDAAKRPERKRLEVIRKGQYEVLKDEAKTNPDRKPDVGEACLHPTAGATVIGARKFLVAFNVNLDTADVNVAKKIANTVRASSGGFCHVKGIGLALEERGITQVSMNLVDYEKNSLYRVLEMIRMEAKRWGVQVIETEVYGMIPVNAILESAAYYLQIADFDPAQVLELQLLDLMGEKAE is encoded by the coding sequence ATGGCAATGCAGTTGATCGAATGTGTACCAAACTTCAGCGAAGGCAGAAGACAGGATGTAATAGATGAAATAGTGAATTGTTTTAAGGGCAAACGCGGGGTCTATCTCCTCGATCACCGCGCTGACGAAGACCATAACCGTCTCGTCGTTAGCCTTGTCGGCGTTCCCGCGCCGATCCAGGAGGCGCTTCTTGAGGCGGCGAAGGTCGCTCTGAAGCACATCGACATGAACGCCCACCAGGGCGGCCATCCGCGCATCGGCGCCGTAGACGTCGTGCCCTTCACCCCGATCAAGGGTATCACGATGGAAGAATGCATCAAGCTCGCGCACGACTTTGGCGAGCGTTACTATAAAGAGACCGGTATTCCAGTGTACTTCTACGAGGACGCCGCGAAGCGCCCCGAGAGGAAGCGCCTTGAAGTCATCCGCAAAGGCCAGTACGAGGTGCTTAAGGACGAGGCTAAGACCAACCCCGACCGCAAGCCCGACGTCGGCGAAGCCTGCCTCCACCCCACCGCGGGAGCGACCGTTATCGGAGCGCGTAAGTTCCTTGTCGCCTTCAACGTCAACCTCGACACCGCCGACGTAAACGTCGCGAAGAAGATCGCCAACACCGTGCGCGCTTCATCGGGCGGATTCTGCCACGTGAAGGGCATCGGCCTCGCGCTTGAGGAGCGCGGCATCACCCAGGTCAGCATGAACCTCGTCGACTACGAAAAGAACTCGCTCTACCGTGTGCTTGAGATGATCCGCATGGAGGCGAAACGCTGGGGCGTACAGGTCATCGAGACCGAGGTCTACGGTATGATTCCCGTGAACGCGATACTTGAAAGCGCCGCCTACTATCTCCAGATCGCGGACTTCGACCCCGCGCAGGTGCTTGAGCTTCAGCTTCTCGACCTGATGGGCGAAAAGGCGGAATAA